In Alkalihalobacterium alkalinitrilicum, a genomic segment contains:
- the sigH gene encoding RNA polymerase sporulation sigma factor SigH, producing the protein MSIQLKETIQPNLGQAEDEMLVEKVREGDSGALEYLINKYKNFVRAKARSYFLIGADHEDIVQEGMIGLYKAIRDYKEDKLSSFKAFAELCITRQIITAIKTATRQKHIPLNSYVSLDKPLYDEESDRTLLDVICGTRVTDPEELLINQEEFDDIELKMGEILSELERKVLMLYLDGRSYQEISADLNRHVKSIDNALQRVKRKLERYVELKGISL; encoded by the coding sequence GTGAGCATTCAACTCAAGGAGACGATACAACCGAATTTAGGACAAGCTGAAGATGAAATGTTAGTAGAAAAGGTTAGAGAGGGAGATAGTGGGGCTCTTGAGTACTTAATTAATAAGTATAAGAATTTTGTACGTGCGAAGGCGAGATCGTATTTTTTAATTGGTGCTGATCATGAAGATATTGTACAAGAAGGAATGATTGGGCTTTATAAAGCAATTCGTGATTACAAAGAGGACAAGCTTTCGTCTTTTAAAGCGTTTGCTGAACTTTGCATTACAAGACAAATTATTACAGCAATTAAAACAGCAACTCGTCAAAAACATATTCCACTGAATTCGTATGTTTCCCTTGATAAACCATTGTATGATGAAGAATCAGACCGGACTCTCCTTGATGTCATTTGTGGAACACGAGTGACCGATCCTGAAGAATTGCTCATAAATCAAGAAGAATTTGATGACATTGAATTAAAAATGGGTGAAATCTTAAGTGAGCTCGAGCGAAAAGTTTTAATGCTATATTTAGACGGTCGTTCCTATCAAGAGATTTCAGCTGACCTTAACCGTCATGTGAAATCAATCGATAATGCACTGCAACGAGTGAAAAGAAAGTTAGAGCGATATGTTGAATTAAAAGGCATAAGTCTATAG
- a CDS encoding NYN domain-containing protein has translation MKDILLVDGYNIIGAWPELRDLKSQDLNLARDQLIEKMAEYQAYTGIRVMLVFDAHMVPGVGKKYRNYRIQVIYTRENETADERIEKLVKELKNVVTRIYVATSDFTEQSVIFGSGALRKSARELLIELETTEKGIKKAVENNRKIPPSTKISLSKEMAEIFEKWRRGDS, from the coding sequence ATGAAAGATATATTATTAGTGGATGGCTATAATATTATTGGAGCGTGGCCTGAGCTAAGGGATTTAAAGAGTCAAGACTTAAACCTTGCTAGAGACCAGTTAATTGAAAAGATGGCAGAGTATCAAGCATATACAGGAATAAGGGTTATGTTAGTGTTTGATGCTCACATGGTCCCTGGTGTTGGGAAAAAGTATAGAAACTATCGTATCCAGGTGATCTATACCCGTGAGAATGAGACGGCAGATGAACGAATCGAAAAGCTTGTTAAAGAATTAAAGAACGTTGTAACCCGAATTTATGTAGCAACATCGGACTTTACAGAACAATCGGTAATTTTCGGTAGTGGTGCGCTAAGGAAATCGGCTCGTGAGCTTTTGATTGAATTAGAAACAACAGAAAAGGGCATTAAAAAGGCTGTCGAAAATAATCGAAAAATACCTCCTTCGACAAAAATTTCACTTTCTAAGGAAATGGCAGAAATTTTTGAAAAATGGCGTCGAGGCGACTCTTGA
- the rlmB gene encoding 23S rRNA (guanosine(2251)-2'-O)-methyltransferase RlmB, translated as MSKEVEFIMGKNPVIEALKASHPINKIWIGEGTQKGQVAKVLQLAKENGVIVQHVPKRKLDQLVDSGHHQGVVASIAAYQYADMNDLFALAKERNEEPFFLVLDEVEDPHNLGSIIRTADAVGAHGVIIPKRRAVGLTQAVAKASTGAIQYVPVVRVTNLARTMDDLKKEGLWFAGTDAKGTDDYRQANFNMSIGLVIGSEGKGISRLIKEKCDFLVKIPMVGQVTSLNASVAASLLMYEVYRQRNPIGRG; from the coding sequence ATGAGTAAAGAAGTAGAGTTCATAATGGGAAAAAACCCAGTTATAGAAGCACTAAAAGCATCTCATCCTATCAATAAAATATGGATTGGTGAAGGTACTCAAAAAGGACAAGTAGCTAAAGTTCTTCAACTTGCTAAAGAAAATGGGGTCATCGTTCAGCATGTACCAAAACGAAAGCTTGACCAGCTTGTCGACTCGGGTCATCACCAAGGAGTAGTCGCTTCAATCGCTGCTTATCAGTATGCAGATATGAATGATTTATTCGCCTTGGCAAAAGAGCGAAATGAAGAACCGTTCTTTCTAGTACTTGACGAAGTTGAAGACCCACATAATCTGGGCTCAATTATACGGACAGCGGATGCGGTTGGTGCTCATGGTGTTATTATTCCGAAAAGGAGAGCGGTAGGGTTAACCCAAGCGGTTGCTAAAGCATCAACAGGAGCTATTCAGTATGTACCAGTTGTCCGAGTGACTAACCTCGCTAGAACCATGGATGATTTAAAGAAAGAGGGATTATGGTTTGCGGGAACAGATGCTAAAGGAACTGATGACTATAGACAAGCTAATTTTAATATGTCAATTGGTCTAGTCATTGGTAGTGAGGGAAAAGGAATTAGTCGTCTCATAAAGGAAAAATGTGATTTTCTTGTTAAAATACCGATGGTTGGTCAGGTCACATCGTTAAACGCATCTGTAGCAGCAAGTCTCTTAATGTATGAGGTTTATCGTCAGCGTAATCCTATAGGCAGAGGCTAA
- a CDS encoding Mini-ribonuclease 3 gives MKMNDTNVDAKQLNALALAYMGDAILDTYVRYHLISIGKTRPNKLHHEATRYVSAKAQAKVVGVLLDDGFFTEEEYSVLMRGRNAKSGTVPKNTDHNTYRYSTAFEALLGYHYLLENQGRLDEIIQRMFLLIEREG, from the coding sequence ATGAAAATGAATGATACAAACGTGGATGCCAAACAACTAAATGCATTGGCTTTAGCGTACATGGGTGATGCTATCCTAGACACCTATGTACGCTACCATTTGATTTCGATAGGAAAAACAAGACCTAATAAACTTCATCATGAAGCAACTCGTTATGTTTCAGCGAAAGCTCAAGCGAAAGTTGTTGGGGTATTACTAGATGATGGTTTTTTTACCGAAGAGGAATATAGTGTCCTCATGCGAGGTCGTAATGCAAAATCAGGAACAGTCCCGAAAAATACAGATCATAATACGTACCGGTATAGTACCGCATTTGAGGCTTTACTTGGTTATCACTATTTACTAGAAAACCAAGGAAGATTAGATGAAATTATTCAAAGGATGTTTCTTTTAATAGAAAGAGAGGGCTAG
- the cysS gene encoding cysteine--tRNA ligase: MPITLYNTLTRKKEPFVPMEEGKVKMYVCGPTVYNYIHIGNARPAIVFDVVRRYFQYRGYEVNFISNFTDVDDKLIRAAKELGEDVPTIADRFIKAYHEDTCALGVEKADHHPRVTETIPEIIDFISVLINKGYAYEVNGDVYYRTRKFAEYGKLSDQSIEDLQSGARIDVGFEKEDPLDFALWKAEKADEISWGSPWGKGRPGWHIECSAMVKKYLGDTIDIHAGGQDLTFPHHENEIAQSEALTGKTMANYWIHNGYIKIDNEKMSKSLGNFVLVHDIIQQHSPDVVRFFMLLAHYRSPINFSSELLQSAKNGLERLQTTVENLQHRLTESADLGKEVDSWMEKVNSYKNRFIQEMDDDFNTANAISVLFDLAKEANVYLREEQTSKTVLTAFHKQLTELGSVLGIKLEVKEDLLDEEIEQLIEQRTNARKNRDFALADQIRDDLKDKGIILEDTPQGVRWKRT, from the coding sequence ATGCCAATCACTTTATATAATACACTTACAAGAAAGAAAGAACCGTTTGTCCCAATGGAAGAAGGAAAAGTAAAAATGTACGTTTGTGGGCCGACGGTATATAACTATATCCACATCGGGAATGCACGTCCTGCGATCGTCTTTGATGTTGTACGCCGTTATTTTCAATACCGTGGTTATGAAGTGAATTTTATTTCAAACTTCACTGATGTTGATGACAAGTTAATTCGTGCAGCAAAGGAGTTGGGAGAAGATGTGCCAACAATCGCTGATCGGTTTATTAAGGCGTATCACGAAGATACATGTGCATTAGGTGTTGAAAAAGCAGACCACCATCCACGAGTAACAGAAACAATTCCTGAAATTATTGACTTTATTTCAGTTCTTATTAATAAAGGATATGCTTATGAAGTGAATGGTGACGTGTATTATCGGACGAGAAAGTTTGCCGAGTATGGAAAGCTTTCTGATCAATCGATTGAAGATCTTCAGTCAGGAGCTCGTATTGATGTAGGCTTTGAAAAAGAAGATCCGTTAGACTTTGCTCTTTGGAAAGCAGAAAAAGCAGACGAAATCTCTTGGGGTAGTCCTTGGGGTAAAGGAAGACCAGGTTGGCATATTGAATGCTCTGCGATGGTAAAAAAATATTTAGGAGATACAATTGATATTCACGCGGGTGGACAGGATTTAACATTCCCTCATCATGAGAATGAAATTGCTCAATCCGAAGCGCTAACAGGAAAAACAATGGCCAATTATTGGATTCACAACGGCTATATTAAAATTGACAACGAAAAAATGTCGAAATCACTCGGAAACTTTGTTCTTGTACATGACATTATTCAACAACATTCGCCAGATGTCGTAAGGTTCTTTATGTTACTTGCACATTATAGAAGTCCAATTAATTTTAGTAGCGAGTTGTTGCAAAGTGCCAAAAATGGATTAGAGCGTTTGCAAACAACTGTTGAAAATCTACAGCACCGTTTAACCGAAAGTGCTGATTTAGGAAAAGAAGTTGATAGTTGGATGGAAAAAGTAAACAGTTATAAAAATCGTTTCATTCAAGAAATGGATGATGATTTTAACACAGCCAACGCTATTTCTGTTTTGTTTGACCTAGCCAAAGAAGCTAATGTGTATTTACGTGAAGAGCAAACGTCCAAAACGGTTTTAACAGCATTTCATAAACAATTAACTGAATTAGGTTCTGTGTTAGGGATCAAACTAGAAGTGAAAGAAGATTTACTTGATGAAGAAATTGAACAATTAATTGAACAGCGGACGAATGCTAGAAAAAATCGTGATTTTGCGTTAGCGGACCAAATTAGAGATGATTTAAAGGATAAGGGGATTATTCTTGAAGATACTCCACAAGGTGTTCGATGGAAAAGGACGTAA
- the cysE gene encoding serine O-acetyltransferase, which translates to MGKVFQTLKSDIDVVFEQDPAARSRLEVIFTYSGVHAIWSHRFAHWFWKRKLYFFARSISQVSRFFTGIEIHPGAKIGQRLFIDHGMGVVIGETCEIGDNVTIYQGVTLGGTGKEKGKRHPTVEDNVLIATGAKVLGSFTIGENARIGAGSVVLKEVPKNSTVVGIPGKVVLQDGVKVQGNLDHHNLPDPISDKFRELEDQIDALRTEIEYYKRQTTVKE; encoded by the coding sequence ATGGGAAAAGTTTTTCAAACATTGAAAAGTGATATTGATGTCGTTTTTGAACAAGATCCAGCAGCGAGAAGTCGTTTAGAAGTTATTTTTACGTATTCAGGGGTACATGCGATTTGGTCTCATCGATTTGCACATTGGTTTTGGAAAAGAAAGCTGTACTTTTTTGCACGTTCAATTTCTCAAGTTAGTCGATTTTTTACAGGTATTGAAATTCATCCTGGGGCAAAGATTGGCCAACGATTATTTATTGATCATGGAATGGGAGTCGTCATTGGAGAAACGTGTGAAATTGGTGATAATGTAACGATCTATCAAGGAGTGACGTTAGGTGGTACAGGAAAAGAAAAGGGAAAACGTCATCCAACAGTTGAGGATAATGTTTTAATTGCAACAGGAGCTAAAGTGTTAGGTTCATTTACTATTGGTGAAAATGCACGAATAGGTGCTGGTTCTGTAGTTCTAAAAGAAGTACCTAAAAATTCAACCGTTGTAGGAATACCAGGGAAAGTCGTTCTTCAAGATGGTGTGAAAGTACAGGGGAATTTAGACCATCATAACTTACCAGATCCGATTTCTGATAAATTTCGTGAGCTAGAAGATCAAATTGACGCGCTTCGAACCGAGATTGAATATTATAAACGACAAACAACCGTAAAAGAATAA
- the gltX gene encoding glutamate--tRNA ligase → MSNEVRVRFAPSPTGHLHIGGARSALFNYLYARNQGGKFILRIEDTDQARNVENAKEKLLESLKWLQIDWDESVDIGGEYGPYSCMERLDIYEKYLQQLIDEKKAYYCYMTEEELEAEREAQIARGENPKYSGRDRDLTEEQRKVYEEKGLKPVVRFRVQEDKTYIIDDAVRGQVSFESDGIGDFVIARKDGIPMYNFAVVVDDHLMKITHIIRGEEHLSNTPRQAMLYEAFGWEVPKFAHASLILNPDRQKMSKRDESIIQFVEQYRDLGYLPEAIVNFLALLGWSPVGEEEVFTKAELIEQFDLDRVAKAPAVFDTDKLAWMNNQYMKEADLDRVVELALPHLVRAGRLSESMSTEQKDWAKRLIGLYQEQMSYGAEIVELTELFFKLEIDYNEEAKQILTEDQVPEVLNQFMSELEQIETFTAENINKAMKATQKATGQKGKKLFMPIRVATTGQTHGRDLPDTLELLGKDLVNQRLNQALQEN, encoded by the coding sequence ATGTCAAATGAAGTAAGAGTACGCTTTGCACCAAGTCCTACAGGGCACTTACATATTGGTGGAGCAAGATCAGCACTTTTTAATTATTTGTATGCTAGAAATCAAGGCGGTAAATTTATTTTACGTATAGAAGATACAGACCAAGCAAGAAATGTAGAAAATGCGAAAGAAAAATTATTAGAGAGTTTAAAGTGGCTTCAAATCGATTGGGATGAAAGTGTCGATATTGGTGGCGAATATGGCCCTTATAGTTGTATGGAGCGTTTAGATATTTATGAGAAATATCTCCAACAGTTAATTGACGAAAAGAAAGCCTATTACTGTTATATGACCGAAGAAGAACTTGAAGCAGAACGTGAAGCACAAATTGCTCGAGGTGAAAATCCGAAATATAGTGGCCGTGATCGAGATCTAACAGAAGAACAGAGAAAAGTATATGAAGAGAAAGGTTTAAAACCCGTCGTACGTTTCCGTGTTCAAGAAGACAAAACATACATAATTGATGATGCTGTTCGTGGACAGGTTAGTTTTGAATCTGATGGAATTGGTGACTTTGTTATTGCAAGAAAAGACGGAATTCCAATGTATAATTTTGCTGTCGTCGTTGATGATCATCTCATGAAAATTACTCATATAATTCGTGGAGAAGAGCACTTGTCGAATACTCCTCGGCAGGCTATGTTGTATGAAGCATTCGGATGGGAAGTGCCGAAGTTTGCTCACGCTTCTCTTATATTAAATCCAGATCGTCAAAAAATGAGTAAACGTGATGAGTCGATTATTCAATTTGTAGAGCAATACCGTGATTTAGGATATCTTCCTGAAGCGATTGTTAATTTCCTAGCCCTTTTAGGATGGTCTCCAGTTGGAGAGGAAGAAGTATTCACTAAAGCGGAGTTAATTGAACAGTTTGACTTAGATAGAGTTGCTAAAGCACCAGCTGTATTTGACACAGATAAATTAGCATGGATGAACAATCAGTATATGAAAGAAGCTGATTTAGACCGTGTAGTCGAGCTGGCTTTACCACATCTAGTTCGTGCGGGAAGACTTTCAGAGAGTATGTCAACTGAACAAAAGGATTGGGCTAAACGATTAATTGGACTCTATCAAGAGCAAATGTCATATGGGGCAGAAATCGTAGAACTTACAGAGTTGTTTTTCAAATTAGAAATCGATTATAATGAAGAAGCAAAACAAATTCTTACAGAAGATCAAGTTCCAGAAGTATTAAACCAATTTATGAGTGAACTTGAGCAAATAGAAACATTTACAGCTGAAAATATTAATAAAGCAATGAAAGCTACACAAAAGGCAACAGGACAAAAAGGAAAGAAATTGTTTATGCCAATTCGTGTGGCAACAACAGGACAAACGCACGGACGTGACTTACCAGATACGCTTGAACTTTTAGGGAAAGATTTAGTCAATCAGCGTCTAAATCAAGCGTTACAAGAAAATTAA
- the ispF gene encoding 2-C-methyl-D-erythritol 2,4-cyclodiphosphate synthase, with translation MIRVGQGFDVHQLVEGRPLIIGGIEIEHEKGLLGHSDADVLLHTIVDAALGAIGEGDIGKHFPDTDPEFKDADSAKLLEHVWKIVKEKGFTLGNVDCTIIAQQPKMAPYILQMRERIAELLEAKVDQVNVKATTSEKLGFTGRGEGIAAQAVILLNEA, from the coding sequence ATGATTAGAGTGGGACAAGGCTTTGATGTCCATCAGTTAGTAGAGGGGCGTCCATTAATTATTGGTGGGATTGAAATTGAGCATGAAAAAGGATTACTAGGACATTCAGATGCAGATGTATTATTACATACAATTGTTGATGCGGCATTAGGAGCCATTGGTGAAGGCGATATCGGAAAACATTTTCCTGATACCGACCCAGAATTTAAAGATGCTGACTCAGCTAAGCTACTTGAACATGTGTGGAAGATCGTTAAAGAAAAAGGTTTTACTTTAGGGAATGTTGATTGTACGATCATTGCCCAACAACCCAAAATGGCTCCGTACATTTTGCAAATGAGAGAAAGGATTGCTGAGTTACTAGAAGCGAAAGTTGATCAAGTCAATGTCAAAGCAACGACATCCGAAAAGTTAGGGTTTACGGGAAGAGGAGAAGGAATTGCGGCTCAAGCCGTTATTTTATTAAACGAGGCTTGA
- the ispD gene encoding 2-C-methyl-D-erythritol 4-phosphate cytidylyltransferase has product MDYSVIIPAAGQGKRMKAGKNKQFLQLSGIPLIIHTLFVFERDHWCKEIILVTNEEEKSAMTNLVQIFHLNKVSHFAIGGNERQFSVANGLEKIKEDTIVLIHDGARPFVQETHIHELVRSAHETGAAVLAVPVKDTIKKVSESKVDRTMERSSLWAVQTPQAFRLSVIKRAHKKANEQSFLGTDDASLVENIKEPVAIIKGDYLNLKLTTPEDLLFAEAILKSRKGKT; this is encoded by the coding sequence ATGGACTATTCAGTTATCATACCTGCTGCTGGGCAAGGTAAACGAATGAAGGCAGGAAAAAACAAACAATTTTTGCAATTATCAGGTATTCCTCTTATTATTCATACACTTTTTGTATTCGAAAGAGATCATTGGTGTAAAGAAATCATCCTTGTCACAAATGAAGAAGAGAAAAGTGCAATGACAAATTTAGTTCAAATCTTTCACCTCAACAAAGTGAGTCATTTTGCAATTGGGGGAAATGAAAGACAATTTAGTGTCGCTAATGGACTAGAAAAGATTAAAGAAGACACAATTGTTCTAATTCATGATGGAGCTAGACCTTTTGTTCAAGAGACACATATCCACGAACTTGTTCGTAGTGCACATGAAACAGGTGCAGCGGTTTTAGCGGTACCAGTAAAAGATACAATAAAAAAAGTAAGTGAAAGCAAAGTCGATCGAACGATGGAGCGTTCAAGCTTGTGGGCTGTACAAACCCCACAAGCTTTTCGTCTGTCAGTTATAAAAAGAGCACACAAAAAAGCGAACGAACAGTCTTTTTTAGGGACAGATGATGCGAGTTTAGTGGAAAATATAAAGGAGCCTGTTGCAATTATCAAGGGTGATTATTTAAATTTAAAATTAACAACACCTGAAGATTTATTATTTGCAGAAGCGATATTAAAGAGCCGAAAGGGGAAGACGTAA